In Chengkuizengella sediminis, the sequence CATCCTGTACTAGTCTAACTTTCAGTGGGGAAAGATGAAAACCCCCACTGAAAGAAAGGTTCACTTTATAAAGTTTGTTTTTAGATGAAAACTGACTATTGTCACCATCAATTATGACCTAATTCATATTGTAAACTCTCCTTAACATACATAAACTAATTGAAGATGAAAAACAAGAATTACAAGTGGATATGAGAGGGGAGTATCAATGTGAACAAAGTTAAACCAAAGCTATTTTCAATACATTCAAACGATATGATTCAATACTATTCCATTCAAACAGATGATGAATCCAAACCACTTTTGCTGTATATACATGGAGGACCTGGAGGAGCCAATATAGCACTCTCAAGTATTTTGGATTTAAAAAGTAAATTAACGAAACACTTTTCTATAGTGCAATATGATCAACGAGGATCTGGTAAGACATATAGCAAAAGTTTATTACCTGAAGAACTCTCTATTGATTTCATAATAGATGATTTTAAAAAATTAATTTGTTTCTTATTAGAAAAATATAATCAGAAAAAAATTTACCTAGTTGGTCATTCTTTTGGATCGATCTTAGGACTTCGTTTATGTAAAGAAATTCCACAATTCATTCATGCTTATTTAGGTATATCTCAATTGATAAATATGAAAGAAAGCGAAAGGTATTGTACGCAAGAAGCTTTGAAACTAGCAGAAGAGAAACAAAATCAGAAAGTAAAAACAATGTTAATTCGTAGTATGAACTTGTTTGATAAAAATCAAGTTTCTGAGTACATTAAATTACAAAGAAGCGCCATGGCTAAGATTGGTGGATATAACTTTAACCAAAAATCGTTTAATCCTAACCTGTTGTTTGTTATAAGTGCCCTCTCTCCTCTATATTCAATCAAAGATGCATTTAATATGAAAAAAGGATTGCTGTTTTCTACGGATGTACTCTGGAAGGATATTATGAATATTAATTTATTCAATGAAAACTATCATTATAAAGTACCTATATACTTTATAACAGGAGCAAAAGATATGATTGCCCCATTATATTTAGTAGAAAACTACTTGAAAAATGCAACGGCACCAAAGAAAAAAATAATCTTATTCGAAAAATCTGGTCATTTACCTAATGTAGAAGAGAAAGATTTGTATGAAGAGAAAGTAATCGAGTTATTCATTCACCGCAAAGAAGAATAAACCAAATGATGGTTTCCATAAGATATCCTCTACTATGTTTTCCGTGTTTGTTATAATAAATTAGGAAGAGAAAGGGGAGAATCATGTTGCTTAGTCAGTTGAAATTAACTCAAATAAAAGAATTACAAGAAATCTGTGAAAAAGAAGAACCGATTTCATTAAAATTAAATTGGGATATATTAAGAACACGAAAGGAACAAGAGAAACGAGATTTTTTCTATGAGAAGAATGGAAGATTAATCGGTTTTTTAGGCCTGTATTTGTTCGGTACAAAGGTAGAGGTATGTGGGATGGTTCACCCCGAACATCGAAATAAAGGCATCTTCTCAACCCTATTACAAGAGGCTTTAACAGCATGTGCTAGGGAAGAAGTCTCTTCTATTTTATTAAATGCTCCTGCTCCCTCTATTTCAGGGAAATATTTTTTACAGAACCCACTATATTCTTATCGTTTTTCAGAGTATCAAATGAAATGGAAAGAAACTTCATTATCTCATTCACCTGATGTTATGCTTCGAAAGGCAAGAATAGAAGACCAACAACTAGAAGTTGAATTAGATGTTCAATGCTTTGATTTTAATCAAGATGAGGCGAAAATCTTTAATGAGAGGATTAAAGGGGAGGAAAATAGATCTTTTTATATGATCGATTATGGTGGACAAACTGTTGGGAAAATAACATTAGATCATGCAAATGATGAAACTTGGATATATGGATTTGCTATATTGCCAGAACATCAAGGAAGGGGGATTGGACGTAAAACGTTGATAAATACGGTGTTGGCTGAACAAGAAAAAGGGTATTCTATCTTTTTAGAGGTAGAAGTTTCGAATAAAAACGCTTTGAAACTGTATACAGATTGTGGCTTTCAATCTTATGGTGTTCAAGACTATTATGAAATAAGGCTTGAAGAGTAAATACAATAGTGTTTTCTTAAAGTAAGGATCATATTTGTACTGAGGAAACCTTTTCTCATACTTTTATCTCCTTAATCTGACGTCTTTCTTGAATGATGAAAGCCTAATTCTTCATTTGAGATATTGAGAAATTAGGCTTTTTATTTTTTAAAGTCCTTATAACCTAAAATGAAAAAGGTTTAATTATTTTTTATTGTTAAAAGCTAATTACGTATTTTTTTCAAAGGAACTCCTAATATGAAGCTTAGTAAAGCTGTCATTAATAATATAATTGCGATAGCCAATAAATTAAATGGATCCAAATTATTTATAGAAATAATGTTCCTTAACGGTGTGTAAAGAATTGAAAATAAAATTAGTGAAAGTATAAACATTGACAGTGTAATAACATAAATCAGATTTCTTTTTGTTTTCATTCTTGTTTCTAAAAATTGAGCAATGTAAACTAACAGGACTGAAATTCCAAT encodes:
- a CDS encoding GNAT family N-acetyltransferase; the encoded protein is MLSQLKLTQIKELQEICEKEEPISLKLNWDILRTRKEQEKRDFFYEKNGRLIGFLGLYLFGTKVEVCGMVHPEHRNKGIFSTLLQEALTACAREEVSSILLNAPAPSISGKYFLQNPLYSYRFSEYQMKWKETSLSHSPDVMLRKARIEDQQLEVELDVQCFDFNQDEAKIFNERIKGEENRSFYMIDYGGQTVGKITLDHANDETWIYGFAILPEHQGRGIGRKTLINTVLAEQEKGYSIFLEVEVSNKNALKLYTDCGFQSYGVQDYYEIRLEE
- a CDS encoding alpha/beta fold hydrolase; amino-acid sequence: MNKVKPKLFSIHSNDMIQYYSIQTDDESKPLLLYIHGGPGGANIALSSILDLKSKLTKHFSIVQYDQRGSGKTYSKSLLPEELSIDFIIDDFKKLICFLLEKYNQKKIYLVGHSFGSILGLRLCKEIPQFIHAYLGISQLINMKESERYCTQEALKLAEEKQNQKVKTMLIRSMNLFDKNQVSEYIKLQRSAMAKIGGYNFNQKSFNPNLLFVISALSPLYSIKDAFNMKKGLLFSTDVLWKDIMNINLFNENYHYKVPIYFITGAKDMIAPLYLVENYLKNATAPKKKIILFEKSGHLPNVEEKDLYEEKVIELFIHRKEE